A genomic region of Chlorobaculum parvum NCIB 8327 contains the following coding sequences:
- the rsmD gene encoding 16S rRNA (guanine(966)-N(2))-methyltransferase RsmD — protein sequence MQIHAGRYRGRKIRHLPSRDIRPCTSRVKKSLFDTLAARIDFEGIDVLDLFAGFGNLGFEALSRGARSVCFVEQNRKALDTMKQTAADIGVQSSARFVMADVSAFLKRQEGPFELVFCDPPYRWEDYELLIRSILDTGLLAADGLLLIEHHASHDFSQSRGYLFHKDYGTTRVSFFTPEP from the coding sequence TTGCAGATTCATGCGGGCAGATACCGGGGGCGAAAGATCAGGCATCTGCCTTCGCGCGACATCCGGCCCTGCACCAGCAGGGTCAAAAAGTCGCTCTTTGATACGCTTGCGGCGCGGATCGATTTTGAGGGCATCGACGTGCTGGACCTGTTTGCCGGATTCGGCAATCTCGGCTTCGAGGCGCTGAGCCGCGGCGCACGGAGCGTGTGCTTTGTGGAGCAGAATCGCAAGGCGCTCGATACGATGAAGCAGACGGCTGCCGACATCGGCGTACAGAGTTCAGCGCGGTTCGTCATGGCCGATGTCTCGGCGTTTCTCAAGCGGCAGGAGGGGCCATTCGAGCTGGTGTTCTGCGATCCGCCCTACCGCTGGGAGGATTACGAGCTGCTTATCCGTTCGATTCTCGATACCGGTCTGCTTGCTGCCGATGGGCTGCTGTTGATCGAGCACCATGCAAGCCACGATTTTTCTCAATCACGCGGGTACCTTTTCCACAAGGATTACGGAACGACGCGAGTCTCTTTTTTTACACCCGAACCGTGA